The following proteins are co-located in the Paludibaculum fermentans genome:
- a CDS encoding hybrid sensor histidine kinase/response regulator, with amino-acid sequence MARAPKLRDSILIAALLVPSLQAQRYSFKTYGQEQGLSNLATECLFQDRTGYLWVGTQNGLFRYDGAVFARFGEADGLPSSTVDSIVESSDGVLWVATSHGLARRRGSRFEAFAFKQSVESAGRFGLASDATGRLYLTTNAGILQSSQPAGGAEPKFEPIPGQPSGHAYGVHVEQGGVIWYGCGSGVCRIENGRTESFGQDQGVPADRWDALLTDREGTVWIRSSKRLLLKQKAGTRFSAPLRNIPSNGDFATLAAGKDGELFVPTDDGVWEFAHGQWRVTGQEQGLIAAATSAVLQDREGSLWIGLWGTGLSRWVGRNEWEGWTRAEGLSGEHVWKMARDLQGQLWVATDNGLNQMRMDARTGKVGWRLWTEANGLAANKTRSLALGPDGALWAGSSPGGISRIQPVTGQVQTFALPRVPGSDRIWTLTFDKSGRLWAATRGGLFSAVPLSGKTEFQKQELPNGDAGETVSTVLEDRQGRFWAAGTRGLARRENGVWRRFTKQDGLASTAAGFLAEGADGSIWVGYRDRSGVSQVKVDGERLSVKTFTPQSGLHSGQAIFVKVDRRGWVWFGTDQGIDVLIGKRWHHFGRQDGLIWDDCNTDAFFEDNDGSVWIGTSRGMAHYRVPVSRPALDGPRVEFTRFQLGDRTPDLDQPIVEPYRNRTLSAQLSVLTFLAEGDVLCRYRLVGLDDDWLETKQREVRFPNLPPGRYVLEATARNAAGIWSKVTAQVRFTIQPPWWGTWWFRTVIVLTILLVLAAVILWRTRRLLSQSARLEAAVKERTQQLRIEQDRIVGQNAEIERLLEQARQANLLKDEFLANMSHEIRTPMNGIIGMINVTLAQAVNAEQQESLHMVKSCAQSLLHILNDILDFSKIEAGKLEIAAAPFRLRELMEGACATFLAVAREKGIRLTWDIARDVPEWLECDERRIRQVLLNLIGNALKFTHEGEVHVAASAEASDGGSLELHFAVSDTGIGIPEAARALIFEAFRQADGTTSRNYGGTGLGLTISSRLVHLMGGRIQVDSDPGRGSTFRFWVHANAVAARPEPVPASSSETEGVTSSPLHILLAEDNVVNQRVAVALLKKRGHAVEVVNNGRQAVERSESRSFDRILMDLQMPEMDGWTATQLIRERERITGCRVPILALTAHAMNHVQQRCLEIGMDAVIVKPFDPVQFYRTLEQEPPRPLSTGSPECVQSSS; translated from the coding sequence TTGGCGCGAGCGCCAAAGCTCAGAGACTCGATACTCATCGCCGCGTTGTTGGTGCCCTCGTTACAGGCTCAAAGGTATAGCTTCAAAACCTATGGCCAGGAGCAGGGGCTGAGCAATCTGGCGACGGAATGCCTGTTCCAGGACCGGACCGGATATCTCTGGGTCGGCACCCAAAACGGCTTGTTCCGCTATGATGGCGCAGTATTTGCGCGTTTTGGCGAGGCTGACGGGCTGCCCAGTTCCACCGTGGACAGCATCGTGGAATCCTCCGACGGTGTGCTTTGGGTGGCTACCTCTCATGGGCTGGCACGGCGCCGCGGTTCGCGGTTCGAGGCCTTCGCTTTCAAGCAGTCCGTCGAGAGTGCGGGGCGCTTCGGATTGGCCAGCGATGCGACGGGGCGGTTATACCTCACCACCAATGCCGGGATTCTGCAGTCCTCTCAGCCCGCAGGCGGTGCGGAGCCGAAATTCGAGCCGATCCCCGGTCAACCCTCCGGTCATGCCTACGGAGTGCATGTGGAACAGGGCGGCGTCATCTGGTATGGCTGCGGCTCGGGTGTTTGCCGGATCGAGAACGGCCGGACGGAGTCGTTTGGCCAGGACCAGGGCGTGCCGGCCGACCGCTGGGACGCGCTGCTGACAGACCGGGAAGGCACGGTTTGGATCCGAAGCTCAAAGCGTTTGCTGCTGAAACAGAAAGCCGGCACCCGGTTTTCCGCGCCACTACGCAATATACCGTCGAACGGTGATTTTGCCACGCTGGCGGCGGGCAAGGATGGGGAACTCTTCGTCCCGACGGATGACGGCGTCTGGGAGTTCGCACACGGTCAATGGCGAGTAACCGGGCAGGAGCAGGGCCTGATCGCGGCGGCAACCAGCGCGGTGTTGCAGGATCGTGAAGGTTCCCTCTGGATTGGATTGTGGGGCACGGGCCTGTCCCGTTGGGTGGGCCGGAACGAATGGGAGGGCTGGACCCGGGCTGAGGGATTGAGCGGAGAACACGTCTGGAAGATGGCGCGCGACCTCCAGGGCCAGTTGTGGGTGGCGACCGACAATGGGCTGAACCAGATGCGCATGGATGCTCGCACGGGAAAGGTGGGATGGCGCCTCTGGACCGAGGCGAACGGTCTGGCCGCCAACAAAACAAGATCCCTAGCTCTGGGACCGGACGGCGCGCTTTGGGCCGGCAGTTCTCCGGGCGGTATTTCGCGGATTCAGCCGGTGACGGGGCAGGTCCAGACTTTCGCACTGCCGCGCGTACCCGGCAGCGATCGCATCTGGACGCTCACCTTCGACAAGTCGGGCAGGCTGTGGGCAGCGACGCGTGGCGGCCTGTTCTCTGCGGTTCCACTGAGTGGAAAGACTGAGTTTCAGAAGCAGGAACTACCGAACGGAGATGCCGGCGAAACAGTCTCCACCGTCCTCGAAGACCGGCAGGGGCGGTTCTGGGCGGCTGGCACCAGGGGCTTGGCGCGCCGCGAAAACGGCGTTTGGCGAAGGTTCACCAAACAGGACGGATTGGCCTCCACCGCGGCCGGTTTCCTCGCCGAGGGAGCAGACGGAAGCATCTGGGTAGGCTACCGGGATAGAAGCGGTGTCTCGCAGGTGAAGGTGGACGGCGAACGCCTGTCGGTCAAGACGTTCACCCCGCAATCCGGCCTGCATTCCGGACAGGCGATTTTTGTCAAAGTCGACCGGCGCGGGTGGGTTTGGTTTGGTACCGATCAGGGCATCGACGTTCTCATCGGGAAACGCTGGCATCACTTCGGGCGGCAGGACGGGCTGATCTGGGACGACTGCAATACGGATGCCTTCTTCGAGGACAATGACGGCAGCGTCTGGATCGGCACGAGCCGGGGCATGGCCCACTATCGCGTGCCTGTCTCCAGGCCGGCGCTGGACGGGCCGCGCGTGGAATTCACGCGATTTCAATTGGGCGATCGCACCCCGGACCTCGACCAGCCCATCGTGGAACCCTACCGCAATCGCACGCTTTCCGCGCAACTTTCCGTCCTGACGTTTCTGGCCGAGGGAGATGTCCTCTGCAGGTACCGCCTGGTCGGCCTGGATGACGATTGGCTCGAAACAAAACAGCGCGAGGTGCGCTTCCCCAACCTGCCACCCGGCAGGTACGTATTGGAAGCCACGGCCCGCAATGCCGCCGGGATTTGGAGCAAGGTGACCGCCCAGGTCCGCTTCACCATCCAGCCGCCGTGGTGGGGGACCTGGTGGTTCCGCACCGTCATCGTCCTCACCATCCTCCTGGTGCTCGCCGCCGTCATTCTCTGGAGAACGCGGCGCCTGCTCTCCCAGAGCGCCCGCTTGGAAGCGGCGGTCAAGGAACGTACCCAGCAGTTAAGAATCGAGCAGGACCGCATCGTAGGCCAGAATGCCGAGATCGAACGGCTGCTCGAACAAGCCCGCCAGGCGAATCTGCTGAAGGATGAGTTCCTGGCCAACATGAGTCACGAAATCCGAACGCCCATGAACGGCATCATCGGCATGATCAATGTGACCCTGGCCCAGGCCGTCAACGCGGAGCAGCAGGAATCGCTTCACATGGTGAAATCCTGTGCCCAGTCGCTGCTGCACATCCTGAACGACATCCTGGACTTCTCGAAGATCGAGGCGGGCAAACTGGAGATCGCGGCGGCTCCGTTCCGGCTGAGGGAACTGATGGAGGGCGCTTGCGCGACATTCCTCGCCGTCGCACGGGAAAAAGGCATCCGCCTGACGTGGGACATCGCGCGGGATGTTCCAGAGTGGCTGGAGTGCGACGAACGCCGCATCCGGCAGGTCCTGCTGAATCTCATTGGGAATGCGCTCAAGTTCACCCACGAGGGCGAAGTACACGTTGCCGCTAGCGCCGAAGCCTCGGACGGCGGCTCGCTCGAGTTGCATTTTGCCGTCAGCGATACGGGGATCGGCATCCCGGAAGCAGCACGCGCTTTGATCTTCGAAGCCTTCCGGCAGGCGGATGGAACCACGTCCCGAAACTACGGCGGCACCGGCTTGGGCCTGACCATTTCCTCGCGGCTGGTCCACCTCATGGGCGGCCGGATTCAGGTCGACAGCGATCCCGGCAGGGGGAGCACTTTCCGTTTCTGGGTGCATGCCAACGCGGTCGCGGCTCGGCCTGAGCCGGTGCCAGCCAGCTCCTCGGAAACCGAGGGCGTTACCTCGTCTCCACTTCACATCCTGCTGGCCGAAGACAATGTCGTGAATCAAAGGGTGGCTGTGGCGCTATTGAAGAAGCGCGGCCACGCCGTGGAGGTCGTCAACAATGGGCGCCAGGCGGTGGAGCGATCGGAATCCAGAAGCTTCGACCGGATTCTGATGGACCTCCAAATGCCAGAGATGGACGGCTGGACCGCGACACAGTTGATTCGCGAACGGGAGCGCATCACAGGTTGCCGGGTGCCCATTCTCGCGCTCACCGCCCACGCGATGAACCACGTTCAACAGCGCTGCCTGGAGATCGGCATGGATGCGGTCATCGTAAAGCCGTTTGACCCGGTGCAGTTTTATCGAACGCTGGAACAGGAGCCGCCCCGGCCCCTCTCCACCGGGAGTCCGGAGTGCGTGCAGTCGTCCTCCTGA